Proteins from a genomic interval of Calditerrivibrio sp.:
- the rimI gene encoding ribosomal protein S18-alanine N-acetyltransferase — MIRNAVRKDLDYIIEIEKDVYEKPWNLENFEKELENSVSRFLVYEEKGIPLGYLIYWELFNTEKMVNEIEVVNIAVNRNHQNRGIARKLMNVMIRRSKKPLVCYLDVRIDNTPAIHLYKSLGFNISGIRKNFYGMNKDAYTMNLFCEVDYDKV, encoded by the coding sequence TATTATAGAGATAGAAAAAGATGTTTATGAAAAACCATGGAACCTTGAAAACTTTGAAAAAGAGTTAGAAAACAGTGTCAGCAGGTTTTTGGTTTATGAGGAAAAAGGTATACCTTTGGGTTATTTGATATATTGGGAGTTATTCAACACAGAGAAGATGGTGAACGAAATTGAAGTAGTAAATATAGCAGTAAACAGAAATCATCAAAATAGAGGTATAGCAAGAAAACTTATGAATGTTATGATCAGACGATCTAAAAAACCCCTTGTATGCTATCTTGATGTTCGTATTGACAATACCCCAGCAATTCATCTATATAAGTCTTTGGGCTTTAATATTTCAGGTATTAGGAAAAATTTTTATGGTATGAACAAGGATGCATATACAATGAATCTATTTTGCGAGGTGGACTATGATAAAGTATGA
- a CDS encoding DUF465 domain-containing protein: MIKYESELIEELYNNNEEFRMLFDEHIQLEQDLEALCSLKYFPPEVQVKMKEIKIRKLRGKDRMEQIISEHKKRSN, translated from the coding sequence ATGATAAAGTATGAATCAGAGTTAATTGAGGAGCTTTACAATAATAATGAAGAGTTCAGAATGTTGTTTGATGAGCATATTCAGCTTGAGCAGGACTTAGAGGCATTGTGCAGTTTAAAGTATTTTCCACCCGAAGTTCAAGTTAAAATGAAGGAGATAAAAATAAGAAAGCTGAGGGGCAAAGACAGAATGGAGCAAATAATATCAGAACATAAAAAAAGGAGTAACTGA